A DNA window from Onthophagus taurus isolate NC chromosome 1, IU_Otau_3.0, whole genome shotgun sequence contains the following coding sequences:
- the LOC111415673 gene encoding uncharacterized protein: MTNTNNENIIPLLNTVSKNENISNPQYEITYSMKKGDGYLSVIYDAKIKTDQNQEVLSVITKISPENQIFREQTHIENVYKNEVLFYEEIYPAYCAFQKEKGLNLFDFAPKCYATTLESNKEALVLENLKDQGYKLWNRMVPMDANHIEFTLKAYGKLHGVSFAFKDQRREMFDGFRSKIVDIFEDFSRNDLHLEVFNKLAENTVNFFDSIKDEKYVNKFKDYIKTMPDFTTKFASRNMDEYGVIGHGDCWCNNMMYKYGDPKNNLKPTEIRFIDYQIIRYGSPVTDFSHFFYTSSSKSELDNIEYYRNIYYDELTATIKQLGSDPNELYPKSVFDAHWKKYCVNGLNVALFLIRMMTTEAEEIPEYNDLSEAMNVVEKMSFEPKNDGYKERVRDVVMHFYDKEYI, from the exons ATGACTAACACAAATAACGAAAACATAATTCCTCTATTAAACACagtatcaaaaaatgaaaacatatCAAATCCGCAATACGAAATAActtattcaatgaaaaaaggcGACGGTTATTTAAGTGTAATCTACGacgcaaaaattaaaaccgacCAAAACCAAGAAGTTCTAAgtgtaataacaaaaatatcaccagaaaatcaaatatttcgGGAACAAACCCACATCGAAAACGTGTACAAAAACGAAGTATTATTTTACGAAGAGATTTATCCGGCTTATTGCGCCTTTCAAAAGGAAAaaggtttaaatttattcgatTTTGCTCCGAAATGTTACGCGACGACATTAGAAAGTAACAAAGAAGCGCTCGTTTTGGAGAATTTGAAAGACCAAGGTTACAAACTTTGGAACCGGATGGTACCGATGGACGCAAATCACATCGAATTCACTTTAAAAGCGTACGGTAAATTACACGGAGTAAGTTTCGCTTTTAAAGATCAAAGGAGGGAAATGTTTGATGGATTCCGatcgaaaattgttgatattttcgaggatttttcacgaaacGATTTGCATCTcgaagtttttaataaacttgcCGAAAATACGGTTAACTTTTTTGACtcaataaaagatgaaaaatatgtaaataaatttaaggaTTATATCAAAACAATGCCAgattttactacaaaatttgcgAGTAGAAATATGGATGAATACGGAGTTATCGGTCATGGAGATTGTTGGTGTAACAATATGATGTATAAATACGGT gatcccaaaaacaatttaaaacctACCGAAATTCGTTTCATCGATTACCAAATAATTCGTTATGGATCTCCGGTGACCGATTTTAGtcactttttttatacatCAAGTTCAAAATCGGAATTAGACAACATCGAATATTACCGAAACATTTATTACGATGAATTAACTGCAACTATAAAACAACTTGGAAGCGATCCCAACGAATTGTATCCAAAATCGGTATTCGATGCGCATTGGAAAAAGTATTGCGTCAATGGGTTAAACGTTGCGCTATTTCTAATTAGGATGATGACGACGGAAGCTGAAGAAATCCCCGAATACAATGATCTTTCCGAAGCAATGAATGTAGTGGAGAAAATGAGTTTTGAACCGAAAAATGATGGTTATAAAGAACGGGTACGGGATGTGGTGATGCATTTTTATGATAAGGAAtatatttag